From one Streptomyces sp. N50 genomic stretch:
- a CDS encoding acyl-CoA dehydrogenase family protein, with protein MRLESTPELDAFRRKVRAFVAEHAPGTKTHAGVRAPEPDLMPAIRAWTAKLYEAGFLGIDWPAEYGGRPDAHPLEPFVVAEEIARARTWQPVGAASLASAALLEFGTDAQRARFLPRIRSCEDVWCQLFSEPGAGSDLAALRTRAVREGEGDEAVFVVDGQKVWTTNGQHADMGYLLARTDHEAPKHKGITAFALDLRSPGVDIRPLREITGTTDFNEVFLDGVRIPAAQVVGRVNDGWRVAMSSLGHERSGVGARGVELFAVLDDLVRLASRTPVGGGSALDDSATRQAIGELAARVQVNAALLGLAQSRMLHGTEQPADALLGKIFFSELNHDLVDFGLGLQGTDGLLVEGDEDAVADGWWQDAHLYSRAYTIAGGANEVLRTQVAERGLGMPREPRRPASGTK; from the coding sequence ATGCGACTGGAGTCCACGCCCGAGCTCGATGCGTTCCGGAGGAAGGTGCGCGCCTTCGTCGCGGAGCACGCCCCGGGCACCAAGACCCATGCGGGGGTGCGCGCGCCGGAGCCGGACCTGATGCCGGCGATCCGCGCGTGGACCGCCAAGTTGTACGAGGCGGGCTTCCTCGGGATCGACTGGCCGGCCGAGTACGGCGGCCGTCCCGACGCGCATCCCCTGGAACCGTTCGTGGTCGCCGAGGAGATCGCCCGCGCCCGGACCTGGCAGCCGGTCGGCGCCGCCTCGCTGGCCTCGGCCGCGCTGCTGGAGTTCGGCACCGACGCCCAGCGGGCGCGCTTCCTGCCCCGTATCCGCTCCTGCGAGGACGTGTGGTGCCAGCTGTTCAGCGAGCCCGGGGCGGGCAGCGACCTGGCCGCGCTCCGGACCCGGGCGGTGCGGGAGGGCGAGGGCGACGAGGCGGTGTTCGTCGTGGACGGCCAGAAGGTGTGGACGACGAACGGCCAGCACGCCGACATGGGCTATCTGCTCGCCCGCACCGATCACGAGGCCCCGAAGCACAAGGGCATCACCGCCTTCGCCCTCGATCTGCGCAGCCCGGGCGTCGACATCCGGCCACTGCGGGAGATCACCGGCACGACCGACTTCAACGAGGTCTTCCTGGACGGGGTCCGCATCCCGGCCGCGCAGGTGGTCGGCCGCGTGAACGACGGCTGGCGGGTGGCGATGAGCAGCTTGGGCCATGAGCGTTCCGGCGTGGGCGCGCGCGGGGTCGAACTGTTCGCCGTACTGGACGACTTGGTCCGGCTCGCCTCGCGTACGCCGGTCGGCGGCGGGTCCGCGCTGGACGACTCGGCGACCCGGCAGGCGATCGGCGAACTGGCCGCGCGGGTGCAGGTGAACGCCGCACTGCTCGGTCTCGCCCAGTCACGGATGCTGCACGGCACGGAGCAGCCCGCCGACGCCCTCCTCGGCAAGATCTTCTTCAGCGAACTCAACCACGACCTGGTCGACTTCGGCCTCGGCCTGCAGGGCACGGACGGATTGCTGGTCGAGGGCGACGAGGACGCCGTGGCGGACGGCTGGTGGCAGGACGCGCATCTGTACTCGCGGGCGTACACGATCGCGGGCGGGGCGAACGAGGTGCTGCGCACGCAGGTCGCCGAGCGCGGGCTCGGGATGCCGCGGGAGCCTCGCCGACCGGCCTCGGGCACGAAATAG
- a CDS encoding FadR/GntR family transcriptional regulator, producing MATAVDREPADGETGVPVGKLAAQTARRIEATVIRQGWPVGESLGSEVDLRERLGVSRAVLREAVRLVEHHQVARMRRGPNGGLIVCAPDAGPATRAMVIYLEYVGTSVTDLLQARLLLEPIAAGLAAERITEEGIETLRTALEAELAHWDDPGVHAQDPLHPVLGRLSGNPVLHLFVDVLTRLTARYAHTSRRISKSEMHAAKDISHRAHKAVVDAVIADDGARAQTELTAHLESVAGWIEKHRVRRGQRIAGNVVEPELVEGPRAKLAEVVAARIHDDIAARGWQTGMVLGSEADLLARYSISRAVLREAVRLLEYHSVARMRRGPGGGLIVTEPEPQASIDTMALFLEYQGVTADDLRIVRNAIELGIVARVTARVAEGDTEVAERLSRAVRWSTEGPADDPRKADLFHTELAALSDNPVLALFLSIITELFRRHASGHDRPLPGDTAAEEVQHVHQRILDAVVEGDAGVARHRMRRHLDALIPWWH from the coding sequence ATGGCGACTGCCGTCGACCGCGAGCCCGCCGACGGCGAGACCGGTGTCCCGGTCGGCAAGCTGGCCGCGCAGACCGCCCGCCGTATCGAGGCGACCGTGATCCGCCAGGGCTGGCCGGTGGGCGAGTCGTTGGGCTCCGAGGTGGACCTGCGGGAGCGGCTGGGCGTGAGCCGGGCAGTCCTGCGCGAGGCCGTACGGCTCGTCGAGCACCACCAGGTCGCCAGGATGCGGCGCGGCCCGAACGGCGGCCTGATCGTCTGCGCGCCCGACGCCGGCCCGGCCACCCGCGCCATGGTGATCTACCTCGAATACGTCGGCACGAGCGTCACGGACCTCCTCCAGGCGCGCCTCCTGCTGGAGCCGATCGCCGCCGGACTCGCCGCCGAGCGGATCACCGAGGAGGGCATCGAAACCCTCCGCACGGCACTGGAAGCCGAACTCGCGCACTGGGACGACCCCGGAGTCCACGCGCAGGACCCGCTCCACCCCGTGCTCGGCCGGCTGTCGGGCAACCCGGTGCTGCACCTGTTCGTCGACGTGCTCACCCGGCTCACCGCACGCTACGCGCACACCTCCCGCCGGATCTCCAAGTCCGAGATGCACGCGGCGAAGGACATCTCGCACCGCGCGCACAAGGCCGTCGTCGACGCCGTGATCGCCGACGACGGAGCCCGTGCCCAGACCGAGTTGACCGCGCACCTTGAGTCGGTGGCGGGCTGGATCGAGAAGCACCGGGTGCGGCGCGGGCAGCGGATCGCGGGCAACGTGGTCGAGCCCGAACTGGTCGAGGGGCCACGGGCCAAGCTCGCCGAGGTGGTCGCCGCCCGGATCCACGACGACATCGCCGCGCGCGGCTGGCAGACCGGCATGGTGCTCGGCTCGGAGGCCGATCTGCTCGCCCGCTACTCGATCAGCCGGGCCGTACTGCGGGAAGCCGTACGGCTGTTGGAGTACCACTCGGTCGCCCGGATGCGCCGCGGTCCCGGCGGCGGACTGATCGTCACCGAGCCCGAACCGCAGGCCAGCATCGACACCATGGCGCTGTTCCTGGAGTACCAGGGCGTCACCGCCGACGACCTGCGGATCGTCCGCAACGCGATCGAACTCGGCATCGTGGCCCGGGTCACCGCCCGGGTCGCGGAGGGCGACACGGAGGTGGCCGAGCGCCTGAGCAGGGCCGTGCGGTGGAGCACGGAGGGCCCCGCCGACGACCCGCGCAAGGCCGACCTCTTCCACACCGAACTGGCCGCGCTGTCCGACAACCCGGTGCTGGCGCTGTTCCTGTCGATCATCACCGAGCTGTTCCGCCGCCACGCCTCCGGCCACGACCGGCCGCTCCCGGGCGACACGGCGGCGGAGGAGGTCCAGCACGTCCACCAGCGGATCCTCGACGCCGTCGTCGAGGGCGACGCCGGGGTGGCCCGGCACCGGATGCGCCGTCACCTGGACGCGCTCATCCCCTGGTGGCACTGA
- a CDS encoding acyl-CoA dehydrogenase family protein — translation MRRTLFEETHEDFRLLVRDFLAREVVPSYEDWRRAGLVPRDLFTALGKLGIIGTAIPEEYGGGGQDDYRYNVVLQEECARACVTLGGLRTHLDIVVPYFTGLADDEQRARWLPGLASGELYTAIAMSEPATGSDLAGVTTRAVRDGDHFVLNGAKTFITGGHHADLVIVVARTSVDPDNRRAGLSLLVVEKGMPGFTVGRKLEKIGLAVQDTVELSFDDVRVPAANLLGEEGAAFSLLGRNLAQERLAIAVGAVAQARTAIDLTVAYVRDRTVFGKPLSQFQNTKFELAALDAEVTAAQALLDAAVTALVAGELDPVDAARTKLVCTETQGRVVDRCLQLHGGYGYILESPIARLYADARVTRIYGGTSEVMKLIISKSLGL, via the coding sequence ATGCGCCGGACCCTGTTCGAAGAGACCCACGAGGACTTCCGTCTGCTGGTCCGTGACTTCCTCGCCCGTGAGGTCGTCCCGTCGTACGAGGACTGGCGGCGCGCCGGACTCGTCCCCCGCGACCTGTTCACCGCACTGGGCAAGCTCGGCATCATCGGTACGGCGATCCCCGAGGAGTACGGCGGGGGCGGCCAGGACGACTACCGGTACAACGTGGTGCTCCAGGAGGAGTGCGCACGCGCCTGCGTCACGCTCGGCGGCCTGCGCACCCATCTGGACATCGTCGTCCCGTACTTCACGGGCCTGGCCGACGACGAGCAACGGGCGCGCTGGCTACCGGGGTTGGCCTCAGGGGAGCTGTACACCGCGATCGCGATGAGCGAGCCCGCCACCGGCTCCGACCTCGCCGGCGTCACCACCCGGGCGGTCCGCGACGGCGACCACTTCGTGCTGAACGGCGCCAAGACCTTCATCACCGGCGGCCACCACGCCGACCTGGTGATCGTGGTCGCCCGCACCTCCGTGGACCCCGACAACCGGCGGGCCGGTCTCTCCCTCCTCGTGGTGGAGAAGGGCATGCCCGGCTTCACCGTCGGACGCAAGCTGGAGAAGATCGGCCTGGCCGTCCAGGACACCGTGGAACTCTCCTTCGACGACGTCCGCGTGCCCGCCGCCAACCTCCTCGGCGAGGAGGGCGCGGCCTTCTCACTCCTGGGCCGCAACCTCGCCCAGGAACGCCTCGCCATCGCGGTCGGCGCGGTCGCCCAGGCCCGTACCGCCATCGACCTGACCGTCGCCTACGTCCGCGACCGAACCGTGTTCGGAAAACCGCTGAGCCAGTTCCAGAACACGAAGTTCGAACTCGCCGCCCTGGACGCGGAGGTGACGGCCGCGCAAGCCCTCCTGGACGCGGCTGTCACCGCGCTCGTCGCGGGCGAACTGGACCCCGTGGACGCGGCCCGGACCAAGCTGGTCTGCACCGAGACACAGGGGCGCGTCGTCGACCGGTGTCTCCAACTGCACGGCGGCTACGGCTACATCCTCGAATCCCCGATCGCCCGCCTGTACGCGGATGCCCGCGTGACCCGCATCTACGGCGGCACCAGCGAGGTCATGAAGCTCATCATCAGCAAGTCCCTGGGCCTTTAG
- a CDS encoding SDR family NAD(P)-dependent oxidoreductase, producing MNIDGSAALVTGGASGLGLATARRLIERGGRVVLADISEEQGVKAVADLGEAARFVRTDVTDATEVAAALDTAEQLGTLRCVVHCAGRGGDRTRIIDRDRNPGELDTFAEVVRVNLIGTYNVLRLAAARLAGNDVVDGDRGAVVLTASVAAFDGQIGQTSYTAAKAGVHGITLVAARDLASWQIRVNTIAPGIMDTPMLGRLRADIRDGLAASVPHPKRLGDPDDFARLAVEMLENPYLNGQTVRLDGAIRMAPR from the coding sequence GTGAACATCGACGGTTCAGCGGCACTCGTCACCGGCGGCGCCTCCGGGCTCGGCCTGGCCACCGCGCGCCGCCTCATCGAACGCGGCGGACGCGTCGTCCTCGCCGACATCTCCGAGGAACAGGGCGTCAAGGCCGTCGCCGACCTCGGCGAGGCGGCACGCTTCGTCCGCACCGACGTCACCGACGCGACCGAGGTCGCCGCCGCGCTCGACACCGCGGAGCAACTCGGCACGCTGCGCTGCGTCGTGCACTGCGCCGGACGCGGCGGCGACCGCACCCGCATCATCGACCGCGACCGCAACCCCGGCGAACTCGACACCTTCGCCGAGGTCGTCCGCGTCAACCTGATCGGCACCTACAACGTGCTGCGCCTCGCGGCCGCCCGTCTCGCCGGCAACGACGTCGTCGACGGCGACCGCGGAGCCGTAGTGCTCACCGCGTCGGTCGCCGCGTTCGACGGCCAGATCGGGCAGACCTCCTACACCGCGGCCAAGGCCGGGGTCCACGGCATCACCCTCGTCGCCGCCCGCGACCTGGCCAGCTGGCAGATCCGGGTGAACACCATCGCCCCCGGCATCATGGACACCCCGATGCTCGGCCGCCTGCGCGCCGACATCCGCGACGGACTCGCCGCCTCGGTGCCGCACCCCAAACGCCTCGGCGACCCGGACGACTTCGCCCGCCTCGCCGTCGAGATGCTGGAGAACCCGTACCTCAACGGCCAGACCGTCCGCCTCGACGGCGCCATCCGCATGGCCCCGCGATGA
- a CDS encoding acyl-CoA dehydrogenase family protein, producing MTVDETDEQFRARLRAFLTEQHPGRRPKDPVERVAWQKKWLATLYDSGYAGPSWPRAYGGMDLSFARQVSYQEEYARARVPGPLGTGLGIAAPTLIKYGTPEQKERHLRPMLRGDMVWAQGYSEPEAGSDLPALRTTARREGAEYVVNGQKVWNSSADIADIVFTLVRTGPPDSRQNGISYLLIDAHAPGVTVRPLRDLTGDAHFCEIFFDDVRVPVAERIGEENGGWPLVRTSLGHERAAGAMNQAALYRRVLDELIELAHERGATADPIVRDRLADFEIRVRVMRLTGMRTIADIMAKGEPGPASSTARLSIVTFEQELHEFALDLLGPYGVLGRRDPHAVQRGRWVWGFLRTRASSIGAGTAEIQRNTIAEQVLGLPRDPAMPTTVERAR from the coding sequence ATGACAGTGGACGAGACCGACGAGCAGTTCCGGGCCCGCCTGCGGGCCTTCCTGACGGAGCAGCACCCCGGCCGCCGCCCCAAGGACCCCGTCGAGCGGGTCGCCTGGCAGAAGAAGTGGCTGGCCACGCTGTACGACTCCGGTTACGCGGGCCCGAGTTGGCCGCGCGCGTACGGCGGGATGGACCTGTCCTTCGCCCGCCAGGTCAGCTACCAGGAGGAGTACGCACGCGCCCGCGTCCCGGGACCCCTGGGCACCGGCCTCGGCATCGCCGCCCCCACCCTCATCAAGTACGGCACGCCCGAGCAGAAGGAGCGCCACCTGCGCCCCATGCTGCGTGGCGACATGGTGTGGGCCCAGGGCTACTCCGAACCGGAGGCGGGATCGGACCTGCCCGCGCTGCGCACGACGGCACGGCGCGAAGGCGCGGAGTACGTCGTCAACGGGCAGAAGGTGTGGAACAGTTCGGCCGACATCGCCGACATCGTCTTCACCCTCGTCCGCACCGGACCGCCCGACTCCCGCCAGAACGGCATCAGTTACCTGCTGATCGACGCCCACGCCCCGGGCGTGACCGTACGCCCACTGCGCGACCTCACCGGCGACGCGCACTTCTGTGAGATCTTCTTCGACGACGTCCGCGTACCGGTGGCCGAACGGATCGGCGAGGAGAACGGCGGCTGGCCGTTGGTGCGGACGAGCCTGGGGCACGAGCGCGCGGCCGGGGCTATGAACCAAGCGGCCCTGTACCGGCGGGTGTTGGACGAGCTGATCGAACTCGCCCACGAACGCGGGGCCACGGCCGACCCGATCGTCCGTGACCGGCTCGCGGACTTCGAGATCCGGGTACGCGTCATGCGGCTCACCGGCATGCGCACCATCGCCGACATCATGGCCAAGGGCGAACCAGGACCCGCCTCTTCGACGGCACGGCTGTCCATCGTGACCTTCGAGCAGGAGCTGCACGAGTTCGCCCTCGACCTGCTGGGGCCGTACGGAGTCCTCGGCCGCCGCGACCCGCACGCGGTCCAACGCGGGCGCTGGGTATGGGGGTTCCTCCGCACCCGGGCCTCGTCGATCGGGGCGGGCACCGCCGAGATCCAGCGCAACACGATCGCCGAACAGGTACTGGGACTGCCCCGGGACCCGGCGATGCCGACGACCGTGGAAAGGGCGCGATGA
- a CDS encoding NADPH:quinone oxidoreductase family protein, with translation MRAARCTEYGPPGGLSVVELDDLRPGPGEVLVRVHAAAVNFPDVLIVADRYQVPAPLPFTPGSEFAGVVAELGPGVSGPPVGSPVAGAVLTGAFAEQVVVPVASLRQVPEGLDMVHAAAFHVTYATAYHSLVTVGQGGAGEWVAVLGAAGGVGSAAVDIANRLGMRVVAAASSQERLTVARKLGAEAGVDYVHEDLKLRTRELTGGEGVHLVIDPVGGDHAEAALRALRRGGRFVTVGYADGKIPRIPLNLVLLKDLVVRGFEIRTVRQYAPDAVAAADRVLAGMVRDGMRPLVSRVHPLADVATALTDVAERRTTGKVVLDLIS, from the coding sequence ATGAGAGCCGCACGCTGTACGGAGTATGGGCCGCCCGGTGGCCTCTCGGTCGTCGAACTCGACGATCTGCGGCCCGGCCCGGGCGAGGTACTGGTCCGTGTGCACGCGGCGGCGGTGAACTTCCCGGACGTGCTGATCGTGGCCGACCGCTACCAGGTGCCCGCGCCGCTGCCGTTCACCCCGGGCAGTGAATTCGCCGGTGTGGTGGCCGAGTTGGGGCCCGGCGTCTCCGGTCCGCCCGTCGGCTCACCGGTGGCCGGGGCGGTGCTCACCGGTGCGTTCGCCGAACAGGTCGTGGTGCCCGTCGCGAGCCTGCGGCAGGTTCCCGAGGGCCTCGACATGGTGCACGCCGCCGCGTTCCACGTCACGTATGCCACCGCCTACCACTCCCTCGTCACCGTCGGACAGGGCGGCGCGGGGGAGTGGGTGGCGGTGCTCGGCGCCGCGGGCGGGGTCGGCTCGGCCGCGGTCGACATCGCGAACCGGCTCGGGATGCGGGTGGTCGCCGCCGCGTCCAGCCAGGAGCGGCTGACCGTCGCCCGCAAGCTCGGGGCCGAGGCCGGCGTCGACTACGTCCACGAGGATCTCAAGCTCCGCACAAGGGAGTTGACCGGTGGCGAGGGCGTCCACCTCGTCATCGACCCGGTGGGCGGCGACCACGCGGAGGCCGCCCTGCGGGCACTGCGCCGTGGCGGCCGGTTCGTCACCGTCGGATACGCCGACGGGAAGATCCCGCGCATCCCGCTGAACCTGGTCCTGCTCAAGGACCTGGTCGTCCGGGGCTTCGAGATCCGTACGGTCCGTCAGTACGCCCCGGACGCGGTGGCCGCCGCCGACCGCGTCCTCGCCGGCATGGTCCGGGACGGGATGCGCCCGCTGGTCTCCCGCGTCCACCCGCTCGCCGACGTCGCGACCGCCCTGACCGACGTCGCCGAGCGCAGGACCACAGGCAAGGTGGTCCTGGACCTCATCTCGTAG
- a CDS encoding mycofactocin-coupled SDR family oxidoreductase, translating into MGRVQDKVVFITGAARGQGRAHALRLAAEGADIIAVDLCEDIATNAYPLATQDDLDETVRQVEKLGRRIVARKADVRDPAALKAAVADGVAELGRLDAVVAQAGIAPLGPQQGIQAFIDAVTVDFNGVVHAVEAALPHLPDGASIVATGSIAALTPATVDNPSNGPGGLGYSFAKRQVAAFVHDLATVLLSRRIRVNALHPTNVNTDMLNSDIMYRSFRPDLDNPTREDALLSFPATTGMDIPYVEPEDVSDTVLFLVSDESRYVTGMQMRVDAGGYVRKRPQLPTF; encoded by the coding sequence ATGGGCCGAGTACAGGACAAGGTCGTCTTCATCACCGGCGCCGCGCGCGGGCAGGGCCGCGCCCACGCGCTCCGGCTGGCCGCGGAGGGCGCCGACATCATCGCCGTCGACCTGTGCGAGGACATCGCCACGAACGCCTATCCGCTGGCCACTCAGGACGACCTGGACGAGACCGTGCGCCAGGTCGAGAAGCTCGGCCGGCGCATCGTGGCACGCAAGGCCGACGTACGCGATCCGGCGGCGCTCAAGGCGGCCGTGGCCGACGGGGTGGCCGAGTTGGGGCGGCTCGACGCCGTCGTCGCCCAGGCCGGTATCGCCCCGCTCGGCCCCCAGCAGGGCATACAGGCCTTCATCGACGCGGTCACCGTCGACTTCAACGGTGTCGTGCACGCCGTCGAGGCCGCACTGCCCCATCTGCCCGACGGCGCCTCGATCGTGGCGACCGGCTCCATCGCGGCGCTGACCCCCGCGACCGTGGACAACCCGTCCAACGGCCCCGGTGGTCTCGGCTACTCCTTCGCCAAGCGCCAAGTCGCCGCGTTCGTCCACGACTTGGCGACGGTGCTGCTGTCCCGGCGGATCCGGGTCAACGCGCTGCACCCCACCAACGTCAACACGGACATGCTGAACAGCGACATCATGTACCGCTCGTTCCGGCCCGACCTCGACAACCCGACCCGTGAGGACGCGCTGCTGTCGTTCCCGGCGACGACCGGCATGGACATCCCCTACGTCGAGCCCGAGGACGTCTCCGACACCGTGCTCTTCCTCGTCTCCGACGAGTCCCGCTATGTCACCGGGATGCAGATGCGGGTCGACGCGGGCGGGTACGTGCGCAAGCGCCCTCAACTCCCCACGTTCTGA
- a CDS encoding amidohydrolase family protein: MPLQPWMKLLSTDDHLIEPPRLWADRLPSKYRDVGPRIVEQPRGEGQAPAEVWNYEDRIYPYIGLNAVAGKTPEEFGLEPTRYDEMIPGCYDPKARLRDMDLDGVWGALCFPSFPRFAGTIFLDGQDRELALLCVQAWNDFVLDEWCATAPGRLIPLVILPLWDVDACAAEIRRTAAKGAKAISFPENPVPLGLPSFHTDHWDPVFTAAVETDMPLCLHFGTSGAAPKTAPEAPFAVTISLFGCNSMYATADLIFSPVFHNHPGLKVGLSEGGIGWIPYLLERMDGTWERHRFYQNVNQTVRPSELFHKHIHGCFIDDRFGVDVRHHIGVDKITWECDYPHSDSYWPKSRAYAAEVLADVPDDEVHKIVELNTRRLYNLPA; the protein is encoded by the coding sequence ATGCCATTGCAGCCATGGATGAAGTTGCTGTCGACCGACGACCACCTGATCGAGCCGCCCCGTCTGTGGGCCGACCGCCTGCCGTCGAAGTACCGGGACGTCGGGCCGCGGATCGTGGAACAGCCGCGTGGTGAGGGCCAGGCCCCGGCCGAGGTGTGGAACTACGAGGACCGCATCTACCCCTACATCGGCCTGAACGCCGTCGCGGGCAAGACGCCCGAGGAGTTCGGCCTCGAACCGACCCGCTACGACGAGATGATCCCGGGCTGCTACGACCCGAAGGCCCGGCTGCGCGACATGGACCTGGACGGCGTGTGGGGCGCGCTGTGCTTCCCGTCGTTCCCGCGCTTCGCCGGCACGATCTTCCTGGACGGCCAGGACCGCGAGCTCGCCCTGCTCTGCGTCCAGGCGTGGAACGACTTCGTGCTCGACGAGTGGTGTGCCACCGCGCCCGGCCGGCTCATCCCGCTGGTCATCCTGCCGCTGTGGGACGTCGACGCCTGCGCGGCCGAGATCCGGCGCACGGCGGCCAAGGGCGCCAAGGCGATCTCGTTCCCGGAGAACCCGGTACCGCTGGGTCTGCCGTCCTTCCACACCGACCACTGGGACCCGGTGTTCACCGCGGCCGTGGAGACCGACATGCCGTTGTGCCTGCACTTCGGCACCTCCGGCGCCGCCCCCAAGACCGCCCCGGAGGCACCCTTCGCGGTGACCATCTCCCTGTTCGGCTGCAACTCCATGTACGCCACCGCCGACCTGATCTTCTCTCCGGTGTTCCACAACCACCCGGGCCTCAAGGTGGGGCTGTCGGAGGGTGGTATCGGCTGGATCCCCTACCTGTTGGAGCGGATGGACGGCACCTGGGAGCGGCACCGCTTCTACCAGAACGTCAACCAGACCGTGCGGCCCTCGGAGCTGTTCCACAAGCACATCCACGGTTGCTTCATCGACGACCGGTTCGGCGTGGACGTACGCCACCACATCGGCGTCGACAAGATCACCTGGGAGTGCGACTACCCGCACTCCGACTCGTACTGGCCCAAGAGCCGCGCCTACGCCGCCGAGGTCCTCGCCGACGTGCCGGACGACGAGGTGCACAAGATCGTGGAGCTGAACACCCGCCGCCTCTACAACCTCCCCGCATGA
- a CDS encoding mycofactocin-coupled SDR family oxidoreductase: MGRVEGKVALVTGAARGQGRSHAVRLAEEGADVVVTDVCHDISDELPYALASKEQLEETAELVRGTGRRCVAVQADVRSVGEMRGAVDAARDEFGRLDTVVANAGVMSIGAAWELSEEAWDVVMDVNLKGPWNTVRAAVPWMIEAGQGGSVIITSSAAGIRGHVPYAHYVASKHGVVGLMKALSNELAPHRIRVNTVHPTGVSDTGITVGVPIEELAAREPLFALAAMNPLAPYVEPRDVSNAVLFLASDEARYVTGLQFTVDAGSTNKP, translated from the coding sequence GTGGGGCGTGTGGAAGGCAAGGTGGCGCTCGTCACGGGGGCGGCCCGTGGTCAGGGGCGTTCCCATGCCGTGCGGTTGGCGGAGGAGGGAGCCGATGTCGTCGTCACCGACGTGTGCCACGACATCAGCGACGAGCTGCCCTACGCGCTGGCGTCGAAGGAACAGCTCGAAGAGACCGCGGAGTTGGTGCGGGGGACGGGTCGGCGGTGCGTCGCGGTCCAGGCCGACGTCCGGTCGGTGGGGGAGATGCGGGGTGCCGTGGACGCGGCCAGGGATGAGTTCGGGCGCCTCGACACGGTCGTCGCGAACGCCGGCGTGATGAGTATCGGCGCCGCCTGGGAGCTGTCCGAGGAGGCGTGGGACGTCGTCATGGACGTCAACCTCAAGGGCCCCTGGAACACGGTGCGCGCCGCGGTCCCCTGGATGATCGAGGCCGGGCAGGGCGGTTCCGTCATCATCACCAGCTCGGCAGCGGGCATCCGCGGCCATGTGCCGTACGCCCACTACGTGGCCAGCAAGCACGGTGTCGTGGGCCTGATGAAGGCGCTCTCGAACGAACTCGCCCCGCACCGCATCCGGGTGAACACCGTGCACCCCACCGGCGTCAGCGACACGGGCATCACCGTCGGCGTACCGATCGAGGAACTCGCCGCGCGGGAACCGCTGTTCGCGCTGGCCGCGATGAACCCCCTCGCCCCTTACGTCGAACCGCGGGACGTGTCGAACGCCGTGCTGTTCCTCGCGTCGGACGAGGCGCGGTACGTCACCGGTCTCCAGTTCACCGTCGACGCCGGCTCGACCAACAAGCCGTAG
- a CDS encoding ferredoxin: MKITIDSSLCSGHARCAAAAPEVFRLDDDGYALPYDGEVPPELEQAARDGELACPERAITVER, encoded by the coding sequence ATGAAGATCACGATCGACTCCTCGCTGTGCTCCGGGCACGCGAGGTGCGCGGCGGCGGCGCCGGAGGTGTTCCGGCTCGACGACGACGGCTACGCCCTGCCCTATGACGGCGAGGTGCCCCCGGAGCTCGAACAGGCCGCCCGGGACGGGGAGTTGGCCTGTCCGGAGCGGGCCATCACCGTCGAGCGCTGA
- a CDS encoding VOC family protein produces MGVRSLGYVRLESSDIAKWKVFGADFLGLMPVEGGDPESLYFRMDDYPARIVVSPGSQSGMTALGFEVIDERELARLVADVEKTGIKVTPGTEEEAAERRVTGFVKFNDPGGNPVELFYGAILDHVPVHTPLVSKFLTGDMGFGHAIVSAEDARGTFDFYVNVLGFIERNTMRSPGGTTWFMGCNPRHHTLGVTPAPGPGRLLHFMVEGETLDDVGRALDRATKLEVPMMHSLGKHTNDHMVSFYVWSPENYAVEFGWNGLKVPEPVPVYEITDGAFWGHHFTPPPQPAG; encoded by the coding sequence ATGGGTGTGCGCTCACTCGGGTATGTACGGCTGGAGTCCAGCGACATCGCGAAATGGAAGGTGTTCGGGGCGGATTTCCTCGGCCTGATGCCTGTTGAGGGCGGCGACCCGGAGTCCCTGTACTTCCGGATGGACGACTATCCGGCCCGCATCGTGGTCTCCCCCGGCTCACAGAGCGGGATGACCGCCCTCGGCTTCGAGGTGATCGACGAGCGGGAACTGGCGAGGCTGGTCGCCGACGTCGAGAAGACCGGCATCAAGGTCACCCCCGGCACGGAGGAGGAGGCCGCGGAACGCCGGGTCACCGGCTTCGTCAAGTTCAACGACCCGGGCGGCAACCCGGTCGAGCTGTTCTACGGCGCGATCCTCGACCACGTCCCGGTGCACACGCCGCTGGTGTCCAAGTTCCTGACCGGCGACATGGGCTTCGGGCACGCGATCGTCTCCGCCGAGGACGCGCGCGGCACCTTCGACTTCTACGTCAATGTCCTTGGCTTCATCGAGCGCAACACGATGCGGTCGCCGGGCGGCACGACCTGGTTCATGGGCTGCAACCCCCGCCACCACACCCTGGGCGTCACTCCGGCGCCGGGCCCTGGGCGGCTGCTGCACTTCATGGTCGAGGGCGAGACCCTGGACGACGTGGGACGTGCCCTGGACCGGGCCACGAAGCTCGAGGTCCCGATGATGCACTCGCTCGGCAAGCACACGAACGACCACATGGTCTCGTTCTATGTGTGGTCGCCGGAGAACTACGCCGTCGAGTTCGGCTGGAACGGCCTGAAGGTGCCCGAGCCGGTGCCCGTCTACGAGATCACCGACGGCGCGTTCTGGGGCCACCACTTCACCCCGCCGCCGCAGCCCGCCGGCTGA